The following are from one region of the Abiotrophia defectiva ATCC 49176 genome:
- a CDS encoding CshA/CshB family fibrillar adhesin-related protein: MFSKNNRQMNDKKQGEIITRYTIKKFSFGAASVAVACGIYFANGATAEAQDYSGVTSSVDYEVVAEASDQSLAPEVNLNQASEVDSLASTDQGSDPIESREKLKEEESLNKPQESSEGPIHSASSQATNEDRPVPSVEALQTSRSRRVRRDVTSNSLRDGNPNNTVSKPTLADSENKRPADLMKQINWLDLSDPNSISNLDNGSLKVGTVYEKEISPGYRVKLTVTDLKPFNSTEIYRNRVQGTEHAASYNPNAKNTWLTYAPEYNDQQNNGDDYRPKIIGAAQNQWTAIRDQGINTKGRLTQLQVPRNGANYGVTFNVEATYLNKPVKATVVMADGEEANPGEYAIFTTNGQGWEHLAEWKRVRPDGTEITDTYYAMLPNTDGQYIGEEGSKVYWHAYTNPDQKTGGLGSQVFGPNVSNGYTVPLVMSRGASEVGIYIASSGQQGAMIGFMVVDEGDAPETYGTAVHAISGYDAETGNPSPQPYLGRVKADIDTSSGGDWTHDDNTDHADEGIKQLLPDDLVNQTHNLFRADRLRDGNYSVRFHANVNGNAKAYVRAWMDFNQNGKFDDNEASDFTEVTGEGDFTVNFKNHPPMTNDQVNKIGMRVRIALNQGDIEKPTGTAFSGEVEDLEVLLTYPPKGEKKETFGLQDQQQKATLHFTPRGVDKNDENAKAAIDTNKAPIVLDNTGQTLTPNGEGWYTTTEGRYKVTADGADVNVVFEPAAGFTGKAAGINIRRFDTNGSDTNWTAKNNSEAPVSDTLNTMDARYVPNVLKHTENVSTDAQGLPQEKDIVFNDGDPANTPVQPSASNPATFLDAEGNPVSGTSIPATSGGKEVGTFNLDLATGRVTFTPNKSFVGTVDPVNLQVNDASGQPHRATYQPKVTPVVPTGQNASSEGIQGAEQSGNLVFTPGDSRVPIDEAVAPTFDNGKSTKEVPGVGTYTVDNTGRVTFQPLPGYTGRPNPETVKRVDKNGTEVTATYQADVKAATPTGQDTQTTGLQGQLQTSQLNFTPGQATVNNQTQTVPLNPAGPQFVVDGQVQQGNTLAVSDASGKVQGTYTVKPNGEISFQPAPDFYGTPTPARLRVTDSNGSTADAVYQPNVTQVTPTSTNAESSGVQGQPQKGKPTFTEGDPLVPLDDAKPMTFEDGSSTKKVPNVGTYVIESDGTITFTPDKQYVGTPDPVTVKRVDKNGTEVTAKYTPTVTKVTPTSTDATSNGVQGVPQTGTPVFTPGDSAVPIDLDSPMTFEDGQPTKTVPGVGVYTINPDGSITFTPDKQYVGTPAPVTIKRVDKNGTPVTATYTPTVTKVTPTSTPATSTGVQGMPQTGSPVFTPGDSAVPIDVDSPMTFEDGSSTKKVPGVGEYSINPDGSITFTPDKQYVGTPDPVTVKRVDKNGTEVTATYTPTVTKVTPTSTNAESNGVQGQPQKGTPTFTEGNPLVPIDADSPMTFEDGSSTKTVPNVGVYTINPDGSITFTPDKQYVGTPDPVTVKRVDKNGTPVTATYTPTVTKVTPTSTPATSTGVQGQPQTATPVFTPGDPAVPIDVDSPMTFEDGSSTKAVPNVGVYTINPDGSITFTPDKQFVGTPDPVTVKRVDKNGTPVTATYTPTVTKVTPTSTPATSTGVQGKKQTARPVFTPGNSSVPIDETVPMTFEDGKTSKSVIGEGVYTIQADGSIEFVPEKTFTGQGSPLTVKRVDKNGTPVTATYQATVIPVKPGANDDYSSGVVNQAQTGQVKFVPGSANIDGTEQSVDLVPGSLKFVVNGQAVADTTIPALDQAGKQVGTYSLSQDGTVTFTPNPGYVGQPVPARIQATDVNGTTAEATYSPVVNASVTSEGMKGQSQSKLPEFKGQVDTKVPAYLEGGVTSVTVPGQGTYTVNPETGEVTFTPEPDFIGQASPITVIRRDVNGKELKIQYIPTVYGQVKTQDTTSTGYPGEKQTGTPVFEGDVDLTIPATFENGQTELTVPGEGSYVLNPDGSVTFTPEAGFLGQASGVTVVRVDRNGRKVTAQYVPTVVPLPVAPSEPEVERQGLLPATGEAPDYSFFSGVALTILASVGLVATRKRQATDED; the protein is encoded by the coding sequence ATGTTTAGTAAGAATAATCGCCAGATGAATGATAAAAAACAGGGCGAGATAATCACGCGCTATACGATTAAGAAGTTTAGCTTTGGCGCAGCCTCTGTAGCAGTAGCCTGTGGTATTTATTTTGCTAATGGTGCAACTGCGGAGGCCCAAGATTATAGCGGTGTAACAAGTAGTGTAGATTACGAAGTAGTGGCCGAAGCGAGCGATCAATCGCTAGCCCCCGAGGTTAACCTAAATCAAGCCTCAGAAGTAGATAGTCTTGCTTCAACGGATCAAGGAAGTGATCCAATAGAATCTAGGGAAAAACTTAAAGAAGAAGAGAGTTTGAATAAGCCCCAAGAATCCTCAGAAGGCCCTATTCATTCTGCTTCTAGTCAAGCAACAAATGAAGATCGACCAGTGCCTTCTGTGGAAGCATTACAGACTAGTCGTTCTCGCCGAGTACGTCGAGATGTTACATCTAATAGTTTGCGGGATGGCAATCCTAATAATACGGTATCGAAGCCTACCTTGGCTGATTCGGAGAATAAGAGACCAGCTGATTTAATGAAGCAAATCAATTGGCTAGATTTATCTGACCCTAATTCAATTTCGAATTTGGACAATGGTTCCCTTAAAGTAGGAACCGTCTATGAAAAAGAAATTTCGCCAGGATATCGGGTTAAATTGACGGTTACGGACTTAAAACCCTTTAACTCAACCGAAATCTATCGTAATCGTGTTCAGGGGACTGAGCATGCAGCTAGCTACAATCCGAATGCTAAGAATACATGGCTGACATATGCGCCTGAATACAATGATCAGCAGAACAATGGAGATGACTACCGTCCTAAAATTATAGGGGCAGCTCAGAACCAATGGACAGCTATTAGAGATCAAGGAATCAATACTAAAGGGCGATTGACCCAATTACAAGTGCCACGCAACGGTGCTAACTATGGGGTGACTTTCAATGTTGAAGCAACTTATCTTAACAAGCCAGTTAAGGCGACTGTAGTTATGGCCGATGGCGAAGAAGCCAACCCAGGTGAGTATGCTATATTTACTACAAATGGGCAAGGCTGGGAGCACTTGGCTGAATGGAAACGTGTCCGCCCAGATGGGACCGAAATTACGGATACCTATTATGCAATGCTTCCTAACACTGATGGTCAATATATCGGGGAAGAAGGGAGTAAGGTTTATTGGCATGCCTATACTAATCCAGATCAAAAAACGGGGGGGCTAGGTTCCCAAGTTTTTGGTCCTAATGTTTCAAATGGCTATACGGTGCCACTTGTTATGAGTCGTGGGGCTTCTGAAGTGGGAATTTATATTGCTTCTTCCGGTCAACAAGGGGCTATGATAGGTTTTATGGTTGTTGATGAAGGGGATGCTCCTGAAACTTATGGGACAGCAGTTCACGCTATTTCTGGCTACGATGCAGAGACAGGGAATCCTAGCCCTCAACCTTATCTAGGTAGGGTGAAAGCCGATATTGACACGTCTTCTGGCGGTGATTGGACTCACGATGATAATACAGACCACGCCGATGAGGGTATCAAGCAACTCTTGCCTGATGATTTAGTTAATCAGACTCACAATCTTTTCCGGGCAGATCGTCTTCGTGACGGAAATTACTCCGTTCGTTTCCACGCAAATGTCAATGGCAATGCCAAGGCATATGTTCGTGCTTGGATGGACTTCAACCAAAACGGAAAGTTTGATGATAATGAAGCCAGTGATTTCACTGAAGTAACGGGTGAAGGCGACTTCACTGTTAACTTCAAAAATCATCCGCCGATGACAAATGATCAGGTTAACAAGATTGGGATGCGTGTTCGTATTGCCTTGAATCAAGGGGATATTGAAAAACCTACTGGAACAGCATTTAGTGGGGAAGTAGAGGACTTAGAAGTGCTCTTAACCTATCCACCAAAAGGTGAGAAGAAGGAGACTTTTGGTTTACAAGATCAACAACAAAAAGCAACCCTTCACTTTACTCCTCGTGGTGTTGATAAGAACGATGAGAATGCCAAAGCAGCCATTGACACCAACAAAGCACCAATCGTTTTAGATAATACAGGGCAGACCCTAACACCAAATGGTGAGGGATGGTATACTACGACAGAAGGACGCTATAAAGTGACCGCAGATGGCGCTGACGTTAATGTTGTTTTTGAGCCTGCGGCAGGTTTTACTGGTAAAGCAGCAGGGATTAATATTCGTCGTTTTGATACCAACGGATCAGACACTAACTGGACCGCTAAGAACAATTCAGAAGCACCTGTAAGTGATACGCTCAATACTATGGACGCTCGTTATGTTCCAAATGTATTGAAGCATACTGAGAACGTTTCAACCGACGCACAAGGTTTACCACAAGAAAAAGACATCGTCTTTAATGATGGGGATCCAGCCAACACACCTGTTCAGCCATCGGCTAGCAATCCAGCTACTTTCTTAGATGCTGAGGGTAATCCTGTATCAGGGACAAGTATTCCAGCAACTTCTGGTGGTAAGGAAGTCGGGACCTTTAACTTAGATCTAGCAACAGGTCGCGTAACTTTCACTCCAAACAAGTCATTTGTTGGGACGGTAGATCCAGTTAATTTACAAGTAAATGATGCTTCTGGGCAACCTCACCGAGCGACTTACCAACCGAAGGTGACGCCAGTTGTACCAACAGGTCAGAACGCAAGCTCTGAAGGTATTCAAGGGGCTGAGCAATCCGGAAACCTAGTCTTCACTCCAGGTGATAGCCGTGTGCCAATTGATGAAGCCGTTGCACCAACTTTTGACAATGGAAAATCAACTAAGGAAGTTCCAGGTGTTGGGACTTATACAGTGGATAATACAGGACGTGTAACCTTCCAACCACTTCCTGGCTATACTGGTCGTCCAAATCCTGAAACGGTTAAACGTGTGGATAAGAACGGGACAGAAGTAACTGCTACTTATCAAGCCGATGTCAAGGCTGCAACCCCTACAGGCCAAGATACTCAGACTACTGGGCTTCAAGGGCAACTTCAAACTAGCCAACTTAACTTCACACCGGGTCAAGCAACTGTTAATAATCAAACTCAAACAGTTCCATTAAACCCAGCTGGACCACAATTCGTTGTGGATGGGCAAGTTCAACAGGGTAATACCTTGGCAGTTAGCGACGCAAGTGGCAAGGTACAAGGAACCTATACAGTTAAACCAAATGGGGAGATTAGCTTCCAGCCTGCTCCTGATTTCTACGGAACACCTACTCCTGCACGCCTTCGCGTAACAGACAGCAATGGTTCTACTGCAGATGCAGTTTATCAGCCAAACGTTACGCAAGTAACGCCAACCAGCACCAACGCTGAGTCAAGTGGTGTTCAAGGCCAACCACAAAAGGGTAAGCCAACATTCACCGAGGGTGATCCGTTGGTACCACTTGATGACGCTAAGCCAATGACTTTCGAGGATGGGTCAAGCACTAAGAAGGTGCCAAATGTCGGGACCTATGTCATTGAATCAGATGGTACGATTACCTTTACGCCAGACAAGCAATACGTTGGAACCCCAGACCCAGTTACTGTTAAGCGTGTGGACAAGAACGGTACGGAAGTCACTGCTAAGTACACGCCAACTGTGACGAAAGTAACACCAACAAGCACTGACGCCACATCGAACGGCGTTCAAGGCGTTCCACAAACAGGAACCCCAGTCTTCACACCAGGTGACTCAGCCGTGCCAATCGACTTGGATAGCCCAATGACTTTCGAAGACGGCCAGCCAACTAAGACTGTGCCAGGTGTCGGTGTCTACACCATCAACCCAGATGGTTCCATTACTTTCACTCCAGACAAGCAATACGTAGGGACACCAGCCCCAGTCACTATCAAACGTGTAGACAAGAACGGGACACCTGTGACTGCTACTTATACTCCAACCGTGACTAAGGTAACACCAACCAGCACGCCAGCCACTTCAACAGGTGTCCAAGGTATGCCACAAACCGGCAGTCCAGTCTTCACACCAGGTGACTCAGCCGTGCCAATCGATGTGGATAGTCCAATGACTTTCGAAGACGGGTCAAGCACGAAGAAGGTTCCAGGTGTAGGTGAGTACTCCATCAACCCAGATGGCTCCATTACCTTCACCCCAGACAAGCAATATGTTGGGACCCCAGATCCGGTGACAGTTAAACGTGTCGACAAGAACGGTACGGAAGTAACGGCTACCTACACTCCAACCGTAACCAAGGTAACGCCAACCAGCACCAACGCTGAATCAAATGGTGTTCAAGGTCAACCACAAAAGGGCACGCCAACCTTTACTGAAGGGAACCCATTGGTACCAATTGATGCGGATAGCCCAATGACCTTCGAGGACGGCTCAAGTACTAAGACTGTGCCAAACGTTGGTGTCTACACCATCAACCCAGATGGTTCCATTACCTTCACCCCAGACAAGCAATATGTTGGGACACCAGATCCTGTCACGGTCAAACGTGTCGACAAGAACGGTACACCAGTCACCGCAACTTACACCCCAACCGTGACTAAGGTAACACCAACCAGCACACCAGCGACTTCGACGGGTGTTCAAGGTCAACCACAGACAGCGACGCCAGTCTTCACTCCAGGTGACCCAGCAGTGCCAATCGATGTGGATAGTCCAATGACCTTCGAGGATGGCTCAAGCACTAAGGCTGTGCCAAACGTTGGTGTCTACACCATCAACCCAGATGGTTCCATTACTTTCACGCCAGACAAGCAATTTGTTGGTACGCCAGACCCAGTGACAGTTAAACGTGTAGACAAGAACGGTACACCAGTCACCGCAACTTACACCCCAACCGTGACTAAGGTAACGCCAACTAGCACGCCAGCCACTTCAACTGGAGTGCAGGGCAAGAAACAAACGGCTCGTCCAGTCTTTACGCCAGGAAATTCATCGGTGCCAATTGATGAGACGGTGCCAATGACCTTTGAAGATGGCAAGACAAGTAAGTCTGTCATCGGCGAAGGGGTCTACACCATCCAAGCAGATGGCTCCATCGAGTTTGTTCCAGAGAAGACCTTCACGGGCCAAGGTTCACCATTGACGGTTAAACGCGTCGATAAGAACGGCACCCCAGTGACGGCTACTTACCAAGCGACCGTTATCCCAGTTAAACCAGGTGCTAACGACGACTACTCTTCAGGCGTGGTTAACCAAGCCCAAACGGGTCAAGTTAAGTTTGTACCAGGTTCTGCCAATATTGACGGCACAGAACAAAGCGTGGACTTAGTCCCAGGCAGCCTCAAGTTTGTGGTCAATGGCCAAGCTGTGGCTGACACGACTATTCCAGCCTTGGACCAAGCGGGCAAGCAAGTCGGGACCTACAGCTTATCCCAAGACGGAACCGTGACCTTCACACCAAATCCAGGTTACGTGGGTCAACCAGTCCCAGCCCGCATTCAAGCCACTGACGTCAACGGGACAACTGCTGAAGCGACTTATTCACCAGTTGTCAACGCTAGCGTGACTAGCGAGGGCATGAAGGGTCAAAGCCAAAGCAAGTTACCAGAATTCAAGGGTCAAGTGGATACCAAAGTTCCAGCTTATCTCGAGGGTGGGGTCACCAGCGTGACCGTTCCAGGTCAAGGGACTTACACCGTCAACCCTGAGACAGGGGAAGTGACCTTCACGCCAGAACCAGACTTTATTGGCCAGGCAAGTCCAATTACGGTTATCCGTCGTGATGTCAACGGGAAAGAACTGAAGATTCAGTACATTCCAACCGTTTACGGACAAGTGAAGACACAAGATACGACTTCAACCGGCTACCCAGGTGAAAAACAAACCGGGACGCCAGTCTTTGAAGGCGATGTGGATCTGACCATCCCAGCTACCTTCGAAAATGGTCAAACTGAATTAACCGTACCAGGGGAAGGGTCTTATGTTCTTAACCCAGATGGTTCTGTGACCTTCACACCAGAAGCCGGCTTCTTAGGCCAAGCAAGTGGTGTGACCGTGGTTCGGGTTGACCGCAACGGGCGCAAGGTGACGGCACAATATGTGCCAACCGTTGTACCACTACCAGTCGCTCCAAGTGAGCCAGAGGTAGAAAGACAAGGGCTCTTACCAGCAACTGGTGAAGCCCCAGACTATAGCTTCTTCTCAGGTGTGGCCTTGACTATCTTAGCAAGTGTCGGCCTAGTTGCGACGCGCAAGCGCCAAGCGACAGATGAAGACTAA
- a CDS encoding class I SAM-dependent rRNA methyltransferase encodes MDTLIVKKKASQGLKKGKALIQLADIMESEVAERLAEGSVVGLKSVTGQWLGLMLVGRQQKGLGWLLTQNSQLDANWLEQRVQASLSQRQSYFNRSDLTAFRLINGEGDGLGGVTVDWYAGFIQLNWYSQGIYHYRDELVSALKAHVPGILGIYETQRFDQQVAEQAISHLEGQLAPAPVTIRENGIHYAIHLGEEWMTGLFLDQRQVRDYIMQGAAGKSLLNLFSYTGGFSVAAAMGGASKTVSVDVANRSLAKTQENFALNGIETPSQAHEIRVMDVFDYIRYAKRKGLTFDRVVCDPPSFARTKKYTFSALKNYGQLAADLWCLVAPGGQLVLSTNHSAYPLERFKADCLAACPGAELQASFGLGEDFPRSEDKRSDYLKVLVLAKGTKG; translated from the coding sequence ATGGATACACTAATCGTGAAGAAGAAAGCCAGTCAAGGGCTAAAAAAGGGCAAGGCGTTGATTCAGTTAGCTGACATCATGGAGTCAGAAGTAGCTGAGCGGCTAGCCGAAGGAAGTGTAGTAGGCTTAAAGTCGGTGACGGGGCAGTGGCTGGGACTCATGCTAGTCGGGCGCCAACAGAAGGGCTTAGGCTGGTTGTTAACTCAGAATAGTCAGCTAGACGCTAACTGGTTAGAGCAACGGGTTCAAGCTTCCTTGTCTCAGCGTCAGTCCTATTTTAACCGTTCAGACTTAACTGCCTTTCGCCTTATCAATGGAGAAGGTGATGGCTTGGGCGGGGTGACAGTGGATTGGTATGCAGGATTTATCCAGCTTAACTGGTATTCTCAAGGAATTTATCATTACCGCGATGAGCTAGTATCAGCTCTTAAAGCTCATGTTCCCGGCATCTTGGGAATCTATGAAACCCAGCGTTTTGATCAACAAGTGGCTGAACAAGCTATTAGTCACCTTGAAGGTCAGCTAGCACCCGCACCAGTCACTATTCGCGAAAATGGCATTCACTATGCCATCCATCTTGGAGAGGAATGGATGACAGGTCTCTTTTTGGATCAGCGGCAGGTGCGAGACTATATCATGCAGGGAGCTGCTGGCAAAAGTCTCTTAAACCTCTTCAGTTATACAGGTGGTTTCTCAGTAGCGGCCGCAATGGGGGGCGCAAGCAAAACCGTTAGCGTAGATGTGGCTAATCGTAGCCTAGCTAAGACCCAGGAAAACTTCGCGCTGAATGGGATAGAGACGCCTAGCCAAGCGCATGAAATTCGTGTCATGGATGTCTTCGACTATATCCGCTATGCTAAGCGAAAAGGACTGACCTTTGATCGAGTTGTATGTGACCCACCTAGTTTTGCGCGCACGAAGAAATATACCTTCTCTGCCCTTAAAAATTATGGCCAGCTTGCGGCAGATCTTTGGTGTTTGGTGGCCCCAGGTGGTCAATTAGTCTTGTCTACCAATCACTCGGCCTATCCTTTAGAACGCTTTAAAGCAGATTGCTTAGCAGCGTGTCCGGGTGCTGAACTGCAGGCTAGTTTTGGCTTGGGAGAGGATTTCCCGCGGTCAGAAGATAAGCGCAGTGACTACTTGAAAGTATTAGTCCTGGCCAAGGGGACCAAGGGCTAA
- a CDS encoding serine hydrolase, with protein sequence MQCPNCGKPVRSKTHCARCGYSFADKKVVREPHYENDEAFDSNTVLPHDDLHQTTEYEAWRNTQEIQNFDFSSQDDEEELVPEFKPKRRRGFMRVIFSILQMVLVLILLFLAFLYGPELPKYLPQALNAVGIKWGNQNTETPTSSSSSQVAQESSKEESSSTPNLQAKSKQADLSAYPFVTVTLTFEQPLENLTRDTFKFSVDGSDLTDYSLVKEANNLVLRYVDPSYQITKATGSKVSLAIKADSLNYTEQLEYQTPDLGLSQDQVKALEAAFKSDGKQVLALQEVGSKAPYLSSTKSSDASNLFAWFVLARTYQLIDEKKFELTTEVEIQEALRVGTGETAMATHAIGSKITIQELIDAVVVAQDATAMNYLIQQVGGANELNLWLNSQGYYSTKISANLALNEAGDITGVTTSAYDLANLLNQLAQDKLVNNKVSAALKEAVLKTPVSTKFPTDLKDVTRRYEMTTPDQVGSMHHYAAIIEMNGKSVIVVVLGAPGEGETANTNVASIVKTLVEFAQGQTNATESSASSSESSTASNSSAPELPTQAELNNPNVEPAPVFDYFDDDGDGVLDSTPRQGRWYWDTGRGTWLYY encoded by the coding sequence ATGCAATGTCCAAACTGTGGCAAGCCAGTCAGAAGTAAGACGCACTGTGCCCGTTGTGGTTATTCATTTGCGGATAAAAAAGTGGTGAGGGAACCACATTATGAGAATGATGAAGCATTCGATTCGAATACAGTTCTGCCTCATGATGATTTACACCAGACAACGGAGTATGAAGCGTGGCGTAATACCCAAGAAATTCAGAATTTTGATTTTTCATCCCAAGATGATGAGGAAGAATTAGTTCCTGAATTCAAACCAAAACGTCGTCGTGGTTTCATGCGAGTTATCTTCAGTATTCTACAGATGGTGCTTGTTTTAATTCTTTTATTCTTGGCTTTCTTATATGGTCCGGAGTTACCTAAGTACTTACCACAAGCCTTGAATGCCGTGGGAATTAAATGGGGAAATCAAAATACTGAAACACCAACATCATCAAGCTCTAGCCAAGTAGCGCAGGAGTCCAGCAAGGAAGAATCAAGTAGTACGCCAAACCTTCAAGCCAAAAGTAAACAAGCAGATCTTTCTGCCTATCCTTTTGTGACGGTCACTTTGACTTTTGAGCAACCATTAGAGAATTTGACCCGTGATACATTCAAGTTTTCCGTAGATGGTAGCGACTTAACAGACTACTCTTTAGTCAAGGAAGCTAACAATTTAGTCTTACGTTATGTGGACCCAAGCTATCAAATTACTAAAGCAACTGGTAGTAAGGTGTCCTTGGCCATCAAGGCGGACAGCCTTAACTACACCGAACAACTTGAATATCAAACACCGGATTTAGGTCTGAGTCAAGATCAAGTGAAAGCTTTAGAGGCAGCCTTCAAGTCCGATGGTAAACAAGTCCTGGCTCTTCAAGAAGTCGGTAGCAAAGCTCCTTACTTATCAAGTACTAAGTCTAGTGACGCATCTAACCTTTTTGCATGGTTTGTATTAGCACGGACCTATCAATTGATTGATGAGAAAAAGTTTGAACTAACAACTGAAGTTGAAATTCAAGAAGCTCTCCGTGTAGGGACGGGAGAGACGGCTATGGCAACACACGCTATTGGTTCAAAGATTACTATCCAAGAATTAATTGATGCAGTAGTGGTAGCCCAAGATGCAACAGCCATGAATTACTTAATTCAACAAGTAGGTGGCGCAAATGAATTGAATCTCTGGCTTAATAGCCAAGGCTACTATTCAACAAAGATTAGTGCTAATCTAGCCTTGAATGAGGCAGGTGATATTACAGGTGTGACCACAAGTGCCTATGACTTGGCTAATTTGTTGAATCAGCTGGCCCAAGATAAGTTAGTTAATAATAAGGTGAGTGCAGCGCTTAAAGAAGCCGTTCTTAAGACTCCGGTTTCCACCAAGTTCCCAACAGATCTGAAAGATGTAACACGACGTTATGAAATGACGACACCTGATCAAGTGGGGAGTATGCACCATTATGCGGCAATTATTGAGATGAACGGAAAATCCGTGATTGTTGTAGTTCTTGGTGCACCTGGCGAAGGAGAAACCGCGAATACTAATGTGGCTTCAATCGTGAAGACCTTAGTGGAGTTTGCCCAAGGCCAAACTAATGCAACTGAATCAAGTGCTTCAAGTAGTGAATCATCAACTGCGAGCAACTCATCTGCTCCTGAGTTGCCTACTCAGGCTGAACTTAACAACCCTAACGTAGAACCTGCACCTGTTTTTGATTATTTCGATGATGATGGTGACGGTGTCCTCGATTCCACTCCACGTCAAGGACGTTGGTATTGGGATACAGGTCGCGGTACCTGGCTCTATTACTAA
- a CDS encoding FUSC family protein, producing MKLNLDLKSFKVGMRTFKTTIAVGLTITLFELLNRQPAVLAAIAAVFTLRTEHETSVKFGRIRLFGNTLGVVIAILLTQIALWMNLPLPIYRVLGASLGILLVIVFCNAFNHPASVVNSSATFFVVFLNTPKEHLLDYGANRILDAIIGSAIAIIVNRLLPNPHVKKEA from the coding sequence ATGAAACTTAATCTCGACCTCAAATCCTTTAAAGTGGGCATGCGGACCTTCAAGACTACTATTGCGGTTGGTTTGACTATCACTCTTTTCGAACTTTTGAATCGTCAACCTGCCGTTTTGGCGGCTATCGCAGCAGTTTTCACCTTGAGGACCGAGCATGAAACCTCTGTTAAATTTGGGCGCATCCGCCTCTTCGGCAATACGTTAGGTGTAGTGATTGCTATTCTGCTGACTCAGATTGCCCTCTGGATGAATCTGCCCTTACCTATCTATCGGGTTTTAGGTGCTAGCTTGGGGATTCTCTTAGTTATCGTCTTTTGTAATGCTTTCAACCACCCCGCTAGTGTCGTTAATTCAAGCGCTACCTTCTTCGTCGTCTTCCTTAACACCCCCAAGGAACACCTCTTAGATTATGGCGCTAATCGCATCTTGGACGCTATCATCGGTTCCGCCATTGCCATTATAGTCAACCGTTTGCTTCCCAATCCTCATGTCAAGAAAGAGGCCTAG
- a CDS encoding HD domain-containing protein, protein MELGIIEAFVRQRMAQDKTGHDIQHLERVVANAQRLMAAESQPIKTSIVLAAAWLHDVIDDKVTSNPAQARREVAELLIQAGATLPERDAILEIMDRQSFSKNLQERQSLSLEGQIVQDADRLDALGAIGIARTFYYGGSRGHDLYNDLPPRDLSQLSQEDYRQNQSSLAHFDEKLLKLADLMNTASGRAIAQDRTAFMRQYLAQFWAEIKGE, encoded by the coding sequence ATGGAGTTAGGAATCATTGAAGCTTTTGTGCGTCAACGTATGGCGCAAGATAAGACGGGGCATGATATTCAGCACCTTGAGCGTGTGGTAGCCAATGCTCAACGTTTGATGGCAGCTGAATCACAGCCCATAAAAACCTCCATTGTGCTAGCTGCCGCTTGGTTGCATGATGTCATTGATGATAAGGTGACATCGAATCCAGCTCAAGCGCGTAGAGAAGTAGCAGAGCTTCTAATACAAGCAGGCGCAACTTTACCGGAACGAGATGCTATTTTAGAAATTATGGATCGCCAGTCTTTTAGTAAAAACCTGCAAGAAAGGCAATCTCTGTCACTCGAGGGACAAATTGTGCAAGATGCAGACCGATTAGATGCCTTAGGCGCAATTGGTATCGCTCGTACCTTCTATTATGGAGGTTCACGAGGACATGATCTCTATAATGACTTGCCTCCTCGTGATTTGTCCCAGTTAAGTCAAGAAGATTATCGTCAAAATCAGAGCAGCCTTGCGCATTTTGATGAAAAATTATTAAAGTTGGCTGACTTGATGAATACTGCATCAGGCCGTGCTATAGCCCAAGATAGAACTGCTTTTATGCGCCAATACCTGGCACAATTCTGGGCTGAAATCAAAGGAGAATAA